The Drosophila gunungcola strain Sukarami chromosome 2R unlocalized genomic scaffold, Dgunungcola_SK_2 000013F, whole genome shotgun sequence genome includes the window CACAATTggaagttaatttaaaaattcgatttatttttataaacataaccACTCTAAATAgctgatttaaaaatacaaattttacttCGCGTTtagaagttaaaaataaatattaatagtcATGGTGAACTTGTATCTATTTAGACTACTTTCAATTAAAGTAAACCCAAGTTTGAATTATTAGATTACGAAATTGTATTGTAAagtatttaagaatttaattttgaaaatatccGTACCAAGCacggacaaaaaaaaagaattattgagatttgtttttaaaaacgtcTCAAATTACTCTAAATCGTCTTTTTACTGTTGCCTAATTAGTGGGCAACAAAGCTGTGAAAAAAAGACAGcagacatttaaaaataaaagtcgcAAACTGCGTTAGTTTTGGTGCTTAGTTCCAAGacccatttttgttttttttcggtgcacTCGTGCCGCTGCCATGAGTCATGTGGCAACTCGTGCGGCATGGGAAGTCCTTGCGCCACCTGCGAGTGTTCGACTCGGCGCTTCCTTGTTCAGTTTTGTTTGGATAGGCCAACGGGcggcagtagcagcagcagcagcagcgatgaGGCACATGCCCCGGCTCAGTGCCACAACTCCGATGGAAGGGCAACAATAGCCACTGTAATTGCACCGTTCAATTTGGGAGGTATAATCGGCGGCGACACAAAGACACCAAGTCAGCATGTCGCATTTGCTGAGACGCACCAAGAAGTCCTGTCTGAAGGTTAGTCTGGCTGGGTGGGTGTGGGTGGTTGGCTGTGGCCACTGggtaatcaataaaaaatcgaTGGCGGCCACCGCGAATGAATACAAACAGTAAAGTTCACAAGCCCGTGCTTTTGGCACGTTAATCATACGCCGCGTTGACCGTTCACGCTAAGTTTATCCCCATTATCGATTTGTGTTGTTGCAGTTCCTGCGCAAGATATCGACTTCAAAGCACCTATTCGTGCAGCGCCTGGACGAGGAGGATGGGGATGAGGACGATGAGGTGCAGGTGGAGGTGGACCTGCAGCGGCATCTGGAGCTGGATGTGAATAGCAATTGTCCTTCGGCCACAGAGGCCATCTACGAGGAGTTGCAGCTGAGTGAGTGCAATCCGGCCTTGGATTTTGCCAGAGAAGTGGAGGAGCCGCCGCAGGATGCCAAGCACGATCTGCGGACCAAGTACTTGATGAGCTACGGCAGCTACGAGGTGTTGGCCACCCTGCCCAGCATTGAGTTCGAGCGGGTGAACTACAAGGAGAATGTTCGCTACCTGCGGCACACACCCTCCAACTCTAGTCTGGACTTGCAGCTAGAGGAGCAGAAGGAGCAgcatcaccagcagcagcagcagcagcagcagcagcagcaacagcagcagcaacaacagcagcagcagcaacagcagcagcagcagcagcagcagcagcagcaacagcagcagcagggtgTAGCAACTCCAAGGAAGCAAGTGCAACAGCAGAGGATTGCCCCGGCTAGTCGCTATCATCCCTGCAGCATTAGTCTGGGCTCCAAGTTCGAGGGCAACTACCACAACGTGGTCATCATGGAGCCGCCGCACGACGACTTCCCCATCGTCAAGTGGGACATCAATGGCAACTCCCTCGACGACGACACCTGCGATCGCTGGGAGGACTTCGATGCCAGGTGGCGTCAGGCGGCGGCCGTCACCAGATCCCTCTCGCAGTCGCAAAAGTCCAGCCACCAGTCCAGCTCCTGCACCCTGGAGACCTGGGTGGACGACACGGAACCCCTGAGCCTGGAGCTGCACCGACACGACTCGGCGGCCGCAGCCGGGAACAACTGTAATCTTTGCCTTAGGAGCTTCTGAATCCTCGCGGGAATACGTGGGAATTCAACGGCTCCGTGACCTCCACTTTGCGTCCAGCGATTGAGCATGTTAACCAGTCTTGTGAGAATTacctacatatatataaaatatgtattcgAGTATTTGAGTATTTGAGTAGTTGAGTCGGTAGACCGCAATTTTCATTATAGAAAGTTGTTTTTGAGAATAACCATTAACAATaaagtgtgtatgtgtgtgcggCGCTCCTTTGGCTCCATACCTTGAGTAATGCACTCCAGAATGgccttttgttttgtgcaAGGGAGGGAGTAAGTTCGACGCCACCCCCCCCTCCTCCATCGATCCATGCCGGCGCACGACCCGCACGTGCTGGCCGCTCGTGAGAATCCGTAGACCTTTGGCTTTCCCACGAGCCACGGCCGCGATTTCAGTCCTTCGGTGGTGCGGCAGTGTGGCAGTGTTCGCCGCTATATGTATTGCTCCATGGCGATTGCCCTGCACTATCCATCCACTTGATTAGGGGTGGGTTCCGGCGATTTCCGACTTCCAGAGTTTGTCCCACGCTGGCACTACCACTGGCCCACTGGCACTGGCATTGGCCATTAGGCATTTCCACTTTGCTGTTTGCCACAGTTGAAACCTGAGCGACAGCATGCcgaatcaaattaaaagcactttttataaatttcgatttttgtgtACATTTTTGAAACTGATATGGCATGCCATTATTATAAAGCTTACGCCACGACAATCAAAATTAATcgagaaaatggaaaaaaatgttgcaattttttttttggaattagAGGGAGAgaaaaataagtttgttttcttatataatatattatatttatcaggttgtaatttaataatgttataataataactaaGATCCATGACAAATGGAATGTTCGATTTTCGGTTTTGGAGAATAACTTTATTGCTATGAAATTAATCAAATGATTTTTAAGGGTTTGGACCTTTTCagataatatatttatattatatatatcttaaaaaaacaaaatttcagttataaacttaaattgaaTATGTATTTCACTCAAAGCACTAAAGGTGTTTCACGtaggaataataaaaaatattaaaaaaaaaattaatataactttttaataaagtgTTTACGAGATTTACATAAGTGAAAACTTAATCAAAAAACAACTTAATCTTATCTTAACTGGATCTACTTTTTTAATCTTGATTCTCAAACAGACAGACaagtaataatatatatgttaagATTTTCAGAGCAATACATACTAGTTACTACTAGTTACTTTTTTGTAAGCTAATCATATTTGTTATGACATAAAATTTGTAGTGCAGTTATGGAGACAATGTATACGTAATATTAAACTTTCCTAATCGCAAATCCAGTTTAACATCAGTTCGGATCAGGGTATATTTATATCCTTTGCAATTCACCATCGgccattttttataaaatttaatgggACCAGTATACACCAGTCATAATAGTCGTAATTTATCAAAACCATTTTAAGACTATTGAATGTGTTTGTGAGGCGTGGACGTGGTAATTTATAGAGTCCTTTATGAttcaacaaaatattcttaaaagaTGTTGGTCGTAACACTTTGTTCTGGCCACCTCAAAGTCCTTACTTTTAAAACGCTAAATAACAGTTtcgataaacaaaataaaaaataaataaaagagatATCTCCAGAGATCCTTCTA containing:
- the LOC128256180 gene encoding vacuolar protein-sorting-associated protein 36, which translates into the protein MSHLLRRTKKSCLKFLRKISTSKHLFVQRLDEEDGDEDDEVQVEVDLQRHLELDVNSNCPSATEAIYEELQLSECNPALDFAREVEEPPQDAKHDLRTKYLMSYGSYEVLATLPSIEFERVNYKENVRYLRHTPSNSSLDLQLEEQKEQHHQQQQQQQQQQQQQQQQQQQQQQQQQQQQQQQQQQQQGVATPRKQVQQQRIAPASRYHPCSISLGSKFEGNYHNVVIMEPPHDDFPIVKWDINGNSLDDDTCDRWEDFDARWRQAAAVTRSLSQSQKSSHQSSSCTLETWVDDTEPLSLELHRHDSAAAAGNNCNLCLRSF